One part of the Nitrosophilus kaiyonis genome encodes these proteins:
- a CDS encoding mechanosensitive ion channel domain-containing protein: protein MKKILLVFTLFCSILFSAQINESFIKDKNATTIFKNILKDLQSKNDPQSNLQKTIIYKILNISKEKIKPLDLEKIAIKNQKDFIDTFIKVAKKYADAQKHKISLDVLQEQLDDIEKELSNLDENATNVLTLQLEYAYYYKKIEKYKKDIDYIEKNFYTWLSNLYPHLKKIKFNIKNLDKQIKDIDKKIILLDKKIKKLNAQKERWEILEKEKYVKNIEKEIKRVKNLKDSYLITKIELKLNKFFYLLKNRDEKVFELLKEIDTLANNLSKENIFLKDGIKKGIDFFIEKEFGKTKTIFYKFKENTFSFLKTNTFFNIPLYKFAAALGIFLLFLFFRKLFALIILKMLKKMASKTKTHVDDAVLAIVEDPLKFSFIIVGFYLAVVVMDLENEIVDKIVRSMIILTIFWLFYDAIAVLEGSIYNFAKKFGKELYREIGNFFIKTLKIFIFAVGLVAILQEWNINVSAFIASLGLGGLAFALAAKDTASNLFGGLTILADKSLKIDDWIKVGDVEGTVEDIGLRTIKVRTFEKSLVTVPNQIVANNPIENFSRRDIRRIKMRIGVTYSTTKSQMDDILKNIRNLLKSHPQIDKNSTIIVNFDNFEDSSLSIFIYCFTNTANWQKYLEIKEDINLKIMDIVEKAGAEFAFPSQSIYVEKLPKIEEK from the coding sequence TTGAAAAAAATATTATTAGTTTTTACTCTATTTTGCTCTATTTTATTTTCTGCTCAAATTAATGAATCCTTTATTAAAGATAAAAATGCAACTACTATCTTTAAAAACATATTGAAAGATTTACAATCTAAAAATGACCCTCAATCAAATCTTCAAAAAACAATAATTTATAAAATATTAAATATTTCAAAAGAAAAAATAAAACCTTTAGACCTAGAAAAAATTGCTATCAAAAATCAAAAAGATTTTATTGATACTTTTATAAAAGTTGCAAAAAAATATGCTGATGCTCAAAAACACAAAATATCTTTAGATGTTTTGCAAGAGCAACTCGATGATATTGAAAAAGAGTTATCAAACCTTGATGAAAATGCAACAAATGTTTTAACTTTGCAACTTGAATATGCATATTATTATAAAAAAATAGAAAAATATAAAAAAGATATAGATTATATAGAAAAAAACTTTTATACATGGCTTAGCAATCTGTACCCACATTTAAAAAAAATAAAATTTAATATAAAAAATTTAGATAAACAAATAAAAGATATAGATAAAAAAATAATTTTATTAGATAAAAAAATAAAAAAATTAAATGCTCAAAAAGAGCGATGGGAAATACTTGAAAAAGAAAAATATGTTAAAAACATAGAAAAAGAGATTAAAAGAGTAAAAAATTTAAAAGATTCATATCTTATCACAAAAATTGAACTAAAATTAAATAAGTTTTTTTATCTATTAAAAAATAGAGATGAAAAAGTTTTTGAACTATTAAAAGAGATAGATACATTAGCAAATAATTTATCAAAAGAGAATATATTTTTAAAAGATGGAATCAAAAAAGGCATAGATTTTTTTATAGAAAAAGAGTTTGGAAAGACAAAAACTATTTTTTATAAATTTAAAGAAAATACTTTCTCTTTTTTAAAAACAAATACATTTTTTAATATTCCTTTATATAAATTTGCTGCTGCTCTTGGAATATTTTTACTTTTTCTATTTTTTAGAAAGCTATTTGCATTAATCATTTTAAAAATGCTTAAAAAAATGGCTTCAAAAACTAAAACTCATGTTGATGATGCTGTTTTAGCAATAGTTGAAGACCCTTTAAAATTTTCTTTTATAATTGTTGGTTTTTATTTGGCAGTTGTAGTAATGGATCTTGAAAATGAAATAGTAGATAAAATTGTAAGATCTATGATAATTTTGACTATTTTTTGGCTCTTTTATGATGCGATAGCCGTACTAGAAGGCTCTATTTATAATTTTGCTAAAAAATTTGGAAAAGAGTTATACAGAGAAATTGGAAACTTTTTTATAAAAACTTTAAAAATCTTTATTTTTGCAGTAGGTCTAGTTGCAATACTTCAAGAATGGAATATAAATGTTAGTGCATTTATCGCTTCACTTGGTCTTGGTGGTTTGGCATTTGCATTAGCTGCAAAAGATACAGCATCAAATCTTTTTGGAGGATTAACTATATTAGCTGATAAATCATTAAAAATTGATGATTGGATAAAAGTTGGAGATGTTGAAGGAACAGTTGAAGATATAGGGCTTAGAACAATAAAGGTAAGAACTTTTGAAAAATCGCTTGTAACAGTTCCAAATCAAATTGTTGCAAATAACCCTATTGAAAACTTTTCAAGAAGAGATATTAGACGTATAAAAATGAGAATAGGCGTTACCTATTCTACTACTAAATCACAGATGGATGATATACTTAAAAATATTAGAAATTTGCTAAAATCTCATCCTCAAATTGACAAAAATAGTACAATTATTGTAAATTTTGACAATTTTGAAGATAGCAGTTTGAGTATATTTATATACTGTTTTACAAATACTGCAAACTGGCAAAAATATTTAGAAATTAAAGAAGATATTAATCTAAAAATAATGGATATTGTAGAAAAAGCTGGAGCTGAATTTGCATTTCCAAGTCAATCAATTTATGTAGAAAAATTACCTA
- a CDS encoding DUF3108 domain-containing protein, which yields MKYFLFILIFIVSLHSEIIKAKYDVSYGLFGKVGKSEAILVKKENRYKIEISAKAEGLAKILSNNRKESYISEGIIENGRLVPLVYKKVRQSSKKKDIKIYKFDHKNRKIYVHVERYKNGKLDKRKDETLKYYAKDDLLSLYFNINKYIDFKKSGKKRYTFYAVGGNRKDGKIDIEIPSGHTLKELKELLNEDGKYLVVTIYQKIFASKEGKLYIVMNDNGFTKKAMLKDVILFGDIVGKLKRLEVRE from the coding sequence ATGAAGTATTTTCTTTTTATTTTAATATTTATAGTCTCTTTGCATTCTGAGATTATAAAAGCAAAATATGATGTGTCTTATGGACTATTTGGTAAAGTAGGCAAATCAGAAGCAATTTTAGTAAAAAAAGAAAATAGATACAAAATTGAAATAAGTGCAAAAGCTGAAGGCTTAGCAAAAATATTAAGTAATAATAGAAAAGAGTCTTATATTAGTGAAGGAATTATTGAAAATGGCAGACTTGTTCCTTTAGTCTATAAAAAAGTTAGACAATCAAGTAAAAAAAAGGATATAAAAATTTACAAATTTGATCATAAAAATAGAAAGATTTATGTGCATGTTGAGAGATATAAAAATGGAAAATTAGATAAAAGGAAAGATGAAACATTAAAATATTATGCAAAAGATGATCTGTTATCTTTATATTTTAATATTAATAAATATATCGATTTTAAAAAAAGCGGAAAAAAAAGATATACATTTTATGCAGTTGGAGGAAATAGAAAAGATGGGAAAATTGATATTGAAATACCTTCTGGACATACACTTAAAGAGTTAAAAGAACTATTAAATGAGGATGGAAAGTATTTGGTTGTAACTATATATCAAAAAATTTTTGCATCAAAAGAGGGAAAATTATATATAGTAATGAATGATAATGGTTTTACTAAAAAAGCAATGCTTAAAGATGTTATTTTATTTGGTGATATTGTAGGAAAGTTGAAAAGACTGGAAGTTAGAGAATAA
- a CDS encoding DMT family transporter → MLKRVEIGIWYMLFASLLFAGMGVFAKLLSQKLPSLEVVFFRNIFGVIFVGFSLFIKPMKHKGGKPLLLLFRGLMGFLALLFFFYDIAHIPLGEAMTYSKTSPIFTALFAFLFLKEALGKRGWIALFIGFIGIIFITDPFYTPFDKYDLLGILSGIGAALAYTSVKELKKYYDTRAIVLSFMGVGTIGPIILMAISEYINIKELDFMFSQFVMPNGYMWIYIFFMGLFATLAQIYMTKAYGASKAGIVGTISYSNIIFSIILGVIFLGDSFPEFIKILGIILIIISGILVARR, encoded by the coding sequence GTGTTAAAAAGAGTTGAAATAGGCATATGGTATATGCTTTTTGCATCGCTTTTATTTGCTGGTATGGGAGTATTTGCTAAGTTACTTAGCCAAAAATTGCCATCTTTGGAGGTTGTATTTTTTAGAAATATTTTTGGTGTTATTTTTGTAGGTTTCTCTTTGTTTATAAAACCAATGAAGCATAAAGGAGGAAAACCACTACTTCTTTTATTTAGAGGTTTAATGGGATTTTTGGCGCTTTTATTTTTTTTTTATGATATTGCTCATATTCCTTTAGGTGAAGCGATGACATACTCAAAAACTTCTCCTATTTTTACTGCTCTATTTGCATTTTTGTTTTTAAAAGAGGCTCTGGGCAAAAGAGGGTGGATTGCACTATTTATTGGTTTTATTGGGATAATATTTATAACTGATCCTTTTTACACTCCTTTTGATAAATATGATCTTTTAGGAATTTTAAGTGGTATTGGCGCAGCTTTAGCGTATACAAGTGTAAAGGAGTTGAAAAAATATTATGATACAAGAGCAATAGTACTATCTTTTATGGGTGTAGGCACTATAGGACCTATTATTTTAATGGCAATTTCAGAATATATAAATATAAAAGAGCTTGATTTTATGTTTAGCCAATTTGTAATGCCAAATGGATATATGTGGATATATATTTTTTTTATGGGTCTTTTTGCAACTTTAGCTCAAATATATATGACAAAAGCATATGGTGCAAGTAAAGCTGGAATTGTTGGAACCATCAGTTATTCGAATATAATTTTTTCTATTATTTTAGGTGTAATTTTTTTAGGGGACTCTTTCCCAGAATTTATAAAGATTTTGGGTATAATCTTAATAATAATTAGTGGAATTTTAGTAGCTAGGAGATAA
- a CDS encoding Uma2 family endonuclease, translating to MAALDLLEKYTYEDYKKWEGRWELIDGIAYSMSPAPYPKHQEIVLKIAKELDENLDCEGCKVYISPIDWVINDENVVQPDVLVTCENIDDETKFLTQTPKLIVEVLSLSTALKDLTTKFSLYEKQKVKYYVVINPTTEELEIFEIENDKYKMIKKFKSEGVFEFFWDNCKTKIDFKKVFK from the coding sequence ATGGCAGCTTTGGACCTGTTGGAAAAATATACATATGAAGATTATAAAAAATGGGAAGGTAGATGGGAATTAATTGATGGTATTGCTTATTCTATGAGTCCTGCGCCATATCCAAAACATCAAGAGATTGTATTAAAAATAGCAAAAGAGTTAGATGAAAATTTAGATTGTGAAGGATGTAAAGTATATATTTCCCCAATTGATTGGGTAATAAATGATGAAAATGTTGTTCAGCCGGATGTTTTAGTTACTTGTGAAAATATAGATGATGAAACTAAGTTTTTGACTCAAACTCCAAAATTGATTGTTGAAGTTTTGTCACTATCTACAGCTTTAAAAGATTTGACTACAAAATTTAGTTTATATGAAAAACAAAAAGTTAAATATTATGTTGTAATCAACCCAACAACAGAAGAGTTGGAAATTTTTGAGATTGAAAATGATAAATATAAGATGATTAAAAAATTTAAAAGTGAAGGTGTTTTTGAGTTTTTTTGGGATAATTGTAAAACAAAAATAGATTTTAAAAAGGTTTTTAAATGA
- the kdsA gene encoding 3-deoxy-8-phosphooctulonate synthase, with protein MILIAGPCVIESSEQLEKIAKELREYHENPKIDFYFKASFDKANRTSLDSYRGPGLEKGLEMLSDIKERFGYKILTDVHETYQIKPVSEVADVIQIPAFLCRQTDLLVEAAKTDRVINIKKGQFMNPEDMKYSVLKVLKTRDKNINEATYEISRKNGVWLTERGTTFGYGNLVVDMRSLVIMRKFAPVIFDATHSVQMPGGAGGKSSGKREFVAPLSRAAAAVGVDGYFFETHFNPDIALSDGPNMLKIESLKKVVKDIEKIGECLEY; from the coding sequence ATGATTTTAATTGCAGGTCCATGTGTAATAGAAAGTAGTGAGCAGTTAGAGAAAATTGCAAAAGAGTTAAGAGAATATCATGAAAATCCAAAAATTGATTTTTATTTTAAAGCAAGTTTTGATAAGGCTAATAGAACAAGTTTAGATAGTTATAGAGGACCAGGTCTTGAAAAAGGTCTTGAAATGCTATCCGATATAAAAGAGAGATTTGGATATAAGATATTAACAGATGTTCATGAAACATATCAAATAAAGCCAGTTAGTGAAGTTGCAGATGTTATACAAATACCAGCCTTTTTATGTAGGCAAACTGACCTATTAGTTGAAGCTGCAAAAACAGATAGAGTAATTAATATTAAAAAGGGCCAATTTATGAACCCTGAAGATATGAAATATAGTGTTTTAAAAGTTTTAAAAACAAGAGATAAAAATATAAATGAAGCAACATATGAGATAAGCAGAAAAAATGGAGTTTGGTTAACTGAGAGAGGTACAACTTTTGGATATGGAAATTTAGTTGTTGATATGAGAAGTTTAGTTATTATGAGAAAATTTGCTCCTGTAATTTTTGATGCAACTCATTCAGTGCAGATGCCAGGAGGAGCAGGAGGAAAAAGTAGCGGAAAAAGAGAGTTTGTAGCTCCACTAAGTAGAGCTGCAGCGGCAGTTGGTGTCGATGGATATTTTTTTGAGACACATTTCAATCCAGATATTGCATTGAGTGATGGACCAAATATGCTAAAAATAGAGTCTTTAAAAAAAGTAGTTAAAGATATAGAAAAAATTGGAGAATGTCTTGAGTATTAG
- the ribH gene encoding 6,7-dimethyl-8-ribityllumazine synthase, with translation MNIIEGKLRLSGEERVAIIASRFNHIITDRLVEGAKDAFLRHGGNEDNLDLILVPGAFELPFALDKILKEGDYSGVCCLGAIIRGSTPHFDYVAAEATKGIANTTLKYQKPVTFGVLTTDTIEQAIERAGSKAGNKGFEAMTGLIELIDLYKNFD, from the coding sequence ATGAATATAATAGAAGGAAAATTAAGATTAAGTGGCGAAGAGAGAGTTGCGATAATTGCTAGCAGATTTAATCATATTATAACTGATAGACTTGTTGAGGGAGCTAAAGACGCTTTTTTAAGACATGGAGGAAATGAGGATAATCTTGATTTAATACTTGTTCCTGGAGCTTTTGAACTTCCTTTTGCTTTAGATAAGATACTAAAAGAGGGTGATTATAGTGGCGTATGCTGTTTAGGTGCTATTATAAGAGGTTCAACTCCACATTTTGATTATGTTGCTGCTGAAGCTACAAAAGGTATAGCAAATACTACTCTAAAATATCAAAAGCCGGTTACATTTGGTGTTTTGACAACTGATACAATAGAACAAGCTATTGAGAGAGCCGGAAGTAAAGCTGGAAATAAAGGTTTTGAAGCTATGACTGGTTTGATTGAACTTATTGATCTATATAAAAATTTTGATTAG
- the nusB gene encoding transcription antitermination factor NusB codes for MATRHQAREAVVGLLYAYDLGNPEIKKFAESILEEKKIRNKQREFALNLFKGTVENLEKIDEEIKKHLESWDIERVGHIEKAILRLGVYELLFTDLDKAIAINEAIELAKKLGTDQSPKFINGVLDAIAKER; via the coding sequence ATGGCAACTAGACATCAAGCAAGAGAAGCAGTTGTGGGATTATTGTATGCATATGATCTTGGAAATCCTGAAATAAAAAAATTTGCAGAGAGTATTTTAGAAGAGAAAAAGATAAGAAACAAACAGAGAGAATTTGCGCTAAATCTTTTTAAAGGTACAGTTGAAAATCTTGAAAAAATAGATGAAGAGATAAAAAAGCATCTTGAATCTTGGGATATTGAAAGAGTAGGGCATATAGAAAAAGCGATCCTTAGACTTGGAGTATATGAGCTACTGTTTACTGATTTAGATAAAGCAATAGCTATAAATGAAGCAATAGAGCTAGCCAAAAAGCTTGGTACTGATCAATCACCAAAATTTATAAATGGTGTTTTAGATGCAATAGCTAAGGAGAGGTAG
- a CDS encoding Uma2 family endonuclease: MEAIKLENYTYEDYLKISKSTEKRVELIFGKIYMMAGASAKHQDVVLNIAITLRNESECKPRVAPYDLKLKCSFDANIESTNVVQPDIMLFCEDINLPCAIFEVLSPSTASKDKTDKLSLYECAGIKEYFIVEPEYKVVERFILKDNKYQFAGNFTQSMKMPIDCIGKEVDVAYFFEGVE, encoded by the coding sequence ATGGAAGCTATAAAGCTTGAAAATTATACATATGAAGATTATTTAAAGATAAGTAAATCTACAGAAAAAAGAGTAGAGCTTATTTTTGGAAAAATATATATGATGGCAGGAGCTAGTGCAAAGCATCAAGATGTTGTATTAAATATTGCTATAACTTTGCGTAATGAAAGTGAGTGTAAACCCCGAGTGGCTCCTTATGATTTGAAACTTAAATGCAGTTTTGATGCAAATATAGAATCAACAAATGTAGTGCAACCAGATATTATGCTTTTTTGTGAAGATATAAATCTTCCTTGTGCCATTTTTGAAGTATTGAGTCCCTCAACTGCTTCAAAAGATAAAACAGATAAGCTATCTTTATATGAGTGCGCGGGTATTAAAGAGTATTTTATTGTAGAGCCTGAATATAAAGTAGTTGAGAGATTTATATTAAAAGATAATAAATATCAATTTGCAGGAAATTTTACACAATCTATGAAAATGCCAATTGATTGTATAGGAAAAGAGGTAGATGTAGCCTATTTTTTTGAAGGAGTAGAATGA
- a CDS encoding dehypoxanthine futalosine cyclase → MRLSKKDALDLIQNADLKELGQMALAKKRELHPKKITTFIVDRNINYTNVCWVDCNFCAFYRHAKEDDAYILSYEEIDKKIDELLEIGGTQILFQGGVHPKLKIDYYEDLVEHIHKKYPQITIHGFSAVEIDYISKVSRISYEETLIRLKEKGLSSIPGAGAEILSDRVRDIISPKKLSSQVWLDIHRTAHKIGMKTTATMMYGTVESDEEIVEHWEKIRDLQDETGGFRAFIMWSFQPYNTKLQKEGIVKYKTSSNRYLRLLAVSRLFLDNFKNIQSSWVTQGSYIGQLALLFGANDLGSTMMEENVVKAAGAQNRMNQEEMIRLIKDVGEIPAKRNTAYEILEIYS, encoded by the coding sequence ATGAGATTATCAAAAAAAGATGCTCTTGATTTAATACAAAATGCAGACTTAAAAGAGCTAGGCCAAATGGCGCTTGCAAAAAAAAGAGAGCTTCATCCAAAAAAGATTACAACTTTTATAGTAGATAGAAATATTAATTATACAAATGTTTGTTGGGTTGATTGTAATTTTTGTGCATTTTATAGACATGCAAAAGAGGATGATGCATATATATTAAGTTATGAAGAGATTGATAAAAAAATAGATGAGCTTTTAGAAATTGGAGGTACTCAAATACTTTTTCAAGGTGGTGTTCATCCAAAATTAAAGATTGATTATTATGAAGATTTGGTTGAACATATTCATAAAAAATATCCACAAATTACTATCCATGGATTTAGTGCTGTTGAGATTGATTATATCTCAAAAGTCAGCAGAATTTCATATGAAGAGACCCTAATTAGACTTAAAGAGAAGGGCTTAAGTTCAATTCCTGGAGCCGGGGCTGAGATACTTAGTGATAGAGTAAGAGATATAATAAGTCCAAAAAAGCTTAGTTCTCAAGTTTGGCTTGATATACATAGAACTGCACATAAGATTGGGATGAAAACTACTGCAACAATGATGTACGGAACTGTTGAGAGTGATGAGGAGATTGTTGAGCATTGGGAAAAAATTAGAGATTTGCAAGATGAAACTGGCGGTTTTAGAGCTTTTATAATGTGGTCTTTTCAGCCATACAATACAAAACTTCAAAAAGAGGGTATTGTAAAATATAAAACCTCTTCAAATAGGTATTTAAGATTATTGGCTGTTAGCAGACTCTTTTTAGATAATTTTAAAAATATTCAATCCTCTTGGGTAACTCAAGGAAGCTATATAGGTCAACTTGCACTTTTGTTTGGTGCAAATGATTTAGGCTCAACAATGATGGAAGAAAATGTTGTAAAAGCTGCTGGTGCACAAAATAGAATGAATCAAGAGGAGATGATAAGACTTATAAAAGATGTAGGTGAGATTCCTGCAAAAAGAAATACTGCATATGAGATATTGGAAATTTATAGTTAA
- a CDS encoding M16 family metallopeptidase codes for MKKLILILIFIQGVIMGAKLDFVEINNTKIPFIFENETNLPIISLQIVFQKSGSIEDKNLPGLARFSARILNQGTKKLGNVGFAKKLEERAIHFGVSTGIETMVFEMSALKSEFKKGAKLLKELFDGPNITEEAYEKVKTNTLGMLLKKESDYDYIASVNLKKILFKNTPLENPSDGTIESIKKIKLEDIKDFINRHIALKRAIIVMGGDIEIDDAKKLIKDILKDIPVGEMEKLGFYNASDKKENVIIKKDTKQSYIYFGAPFYMNIDDEENYIARVASYILGAGGFGSRLMEEIRVKRGLAYSAYSRMIVNKSHSYFSGYLQTKLESQDEAIKVVKEVIKDFVKNGATQKELDSAKKFLLGSEPLRNETLSQRLSRAFNEYYRGKPLGYSKKELEKIEKLNLKDLNRFIKSHPEITNLSFSIVTK; via the coding sequence ATGAAAAAATTGATACTGATTTTAATATTTATTCAAGGGGTTATTATGGGGGCAAAGCTTGATTTTGTAGAGATAAACAATACAAAAATTCCATTTATTTTTGAAAATGAGACAAATCTTCCTATTATATCTTTGCAAATCGTTTTTCAAAAAAGTGGAAGCATTGAAGATAAAAATCTTCCAGGACTTGCAAGATTTAGTGCAAGAATATTAAACCAAGGAACAAAAAAGCTTGGAAATGTGGGTTTTGCAAAGAAACTTGAAGAGAGAGCAATTCATTTTGGAGTAAGCACAGGTATTGAAACAATGGTTTTTGAGATGAGTGCATTAAAGAGCGAATTTAAAAAGGGCGCAAAACTTCTAAAAGAGCTTTTTGATGGACCAAATATCACTGAAGAAGCATATGAAAAAGTGAAAACAAACACTCTTGGAATGCTATTAAAAAAGGAGAGCGATTATGATTATATTGCAAGTGTAAATCTAAAAAAGATACTTTTTAAAAACACTCCTTTAGAAAATCCGAGTGATGGAACAATAGAGAGTATAAAAAAGATAAAACTTGAAGATATAAAAGATTTTATAAATAGACATATTGCATTAAAAAGAGCTATCATTGTTATGGGTGGCGATATTGAAATAGATGATGCAAAAAAATTAATAAAAGATATTTTGAAAGATATTCCAGTAGGTGAAATGGAAAAGCTTGGATTTTATAATGCAAGTGATAAAAAAGAAAATGTTATTATAAAAAAAGATACAAAACAATCATATATATATTTTGGTGCTCCTTTTTATATGAATATTGATGATGAAGAAAATTATATAGCAAGGGTAGCTTCATATATTTTAGGAGCAGGAGGATTTGGCAGCAGGCTTATGGAAGAGATTAGGGTAAAAAGAGGGCTTGCATATTCAGCTTATTCAAGAATGATAGTTAATAAATCGCATAGCTATTTTAGCGGCTATTTGCAAACAAAACTAGAATCTCAAGATGAGGCTATAAAAGTTGTAAAAGAGGTTATTAAAGATTTTGTAAAAAATGGGGCAACACAAAAAGAGCTTGACTCAGCTAAAAAATTTCTATTAGGAAGCGAGCCACTTAGAAATGAGACACTTTCTCAAAGACTCTCACGCGCATTTAATGAATATTATAGGGGTAAACCTTTAGGATATAGTAAAAAAGAGCTTGAGAAGATAGAAAAATTAAATCTAAAAGATTTAAACAGATTTATAAAATCTCATCCTGAAATTACAAACTTATCATTTTCAATTGTTACTAAGTAA
- the recG gene encoding ATP-dependent DNA helicase RecG, whose product MNSLIEEKDLEKFKKLKISNILELSIIAPIKYYDYRLKSNIIENEESLFFIDIKNLQKTPKYLKIDSFCINLNRNIELLFFRYNSYHLKEFSIGKKIYIFGKIQKNFHKLQIIQPKKVNEKYIGEIFPVYKTNLRADIFKNLIKKYIKEENFLDYKIPQKYVKNIFLLHNPNENLLQYYFRYKSFPKEINNSLKFIEIYNYMNKLAKKKKTVPSIMQCNKEIDGFLKNIPFKLTHDQLKAIKDIKNDLSKKVAARRVVIGDVGSGKSMVMFATAYLAYPNRAILMAPTTILANQLYEEAKKYLPNLKIALVTSSSKEKNLENFDFIIGTHALLYKNLPKACVIMVDEQHRFGTNQRDLLNRLISSKNGSPHYFQFSATPIPRTKALIDSSLVDFSFIKETPFKKDITTKVISKEDFKDLIVHIKNEINKNHQILIVYPLIESSENYKYKSLEEAASFWRKYFKNVYITHGKDKDKEEILLEFRDKGDILLATTVIEVGISLPRLSTVVIVGAENLGLATLHQLRGRVSRTGIKGYCYLYTEDKENKRLNEFSKISSGFDIAELDLKYRQSGDILSGTEQSGKTFKWIDLSEDKEIIESAKRLLINSN is encoded by the coding sequence ATGAATAGTTTAATTGAAGAAAAAGATTTAGAAAAATTTAAAAAATTAAAAATTTCAAATATTTTGGAGCTATCTATCATAGCTCCAATAAAATATTATGATTATCGACTAAAATCAAATATTATAGAAAATGAAGAGTCTCTTTTTTTTATTGATATTAAAAATCTTCAAAAAACGCCAAAATATTTAAAAATTGATTCATTTTGTATAAATTTAAATAGAAATATTGAACTACTATTTTTTAGGTATAACTCTTATCATTTAAAAGAGTTTTCAATAGGCAAAAAAATATATATTTTTGGGAAAATTCAAAAAAATTTTCACAAACTACAAATTATTCAGCCAAAAAAAGTAAACGAAAAGTATATAGGAGAGATTTTTCCTGTTTATAAAACAAATTTGAGAGCAGATATTTTTAAGAATCTGATAAAAAAATATATAAAAGAGGAAAATTTTTTAGATTACAAAATTCCTCAAAAATATGTAAAAAATATATTTTTACTTCATAATCCCAATGAAAATTTACTTCAATATTATTTTAGATACAAGAGTTTTCCAAAAGAGATAAATAATTCTCTAAAATTTATTGAGATTTATAATTATATGAATAAACTTGCAAAAAAGAAAAAAACAGTACCTTCTATAATGCAGTGCAATAAAGAGATAGATGGTTTTTTAAAAAATATACCCTTTAAGCTTACCCATGATCAGTTAAAAGCTATAAAAGATATTAAAAATGATTTATCAAAAAAAGTTGCTGCTAGAAGAGTAGTAATAGGTGATGTTGGAAGTGGAAAAAGTATGGTTATGTTTGCTACTGCATATTTAGCCTATCCAAATAGAGCTATTTTGATGGCTCCAACAACAATTTTAGCAAATCAGCTTTATGAAGAGGCTAAAAAATATCTGCCAAATTTAAAAATAGCTCTTGTTACCTCTTCCTCAAAAGAGAAAAATTTAGAAAATTTTGATTTTATTATAGGTACCCATGCTCTTTTATATAAAAATCTTCCAAAAGCTTGTGTAATCATGGTAGATGAGCAGCATAGATTTGGTACAAATCAAAGAGATTTGCTAAATAGATTGATTTCATCTAAAAATGGATCACCTCACTATTTTCAATTTTCGGCAACTCCTATACCAAGAACAAAAGCATTGATAGATTCAAGTTTAGTTGATTTTAGTTTTATAAAAGAGACTCCTTTTAAAAAAGATATAACTACAAAGGTTATATCAAAAGAGGATTTTAAAGATTTGATAGTGCATATAAAAAATGAGATAAACAAAAATCATCAAATATTGATAGTCTATCCATTGATAGAATCAAGTGAAAATTATAAATATAAATCATTAGAAGAGGCAGCATCTTTTTGGAGAAAATATTTCAAAAATGTATATATAACCCATGGAAAAGATAAAGATAAAGAGGAAATTTTACTCGAATTTAGAGATAAGGGAGATATATTACTTGCAACTACTGTTATAGAAGTTGGGATATCTTTGCCAAGATTATCTACAGTTGTTATTGTTGGAGCTGAGAATTTAGGGCTTGCTACACTTCATCAATTAAGAGGAAGAGTAAGTAGGACTGGAATAAAAGGGTATTGCTATTTATACACTGAGGATAAAGAAAATAAAAGATTAAATGAATTTAGCAAAATATCAAGTGGATTTGATATTGCTGAGCTTGATTTAAAATATAGGCAAAGTGGAGATATATTAAGTGGGACTGAGCAAAGTGGAAAAACTTTTAAATGGATTGATTTGAGTGAAGATAAAGAGATAATTGAAAGTGCAAAAAGATTGTTGATAAACAGTAATTAG